In the Nitrospirales bacterium LBB_01 genome, one interval contains:
- a CDS encoding ABC transporter ATP-binding protein — translation MSTLTFKGNTILTENTHILGDTASTLLDNYSGETAIRAEGISKVYKLYKRKIDRLKESIHPLRKQYHVNFYALRDVSFELKKGQTIGIIGKNGAGKSTLLQILTGVLTPSAGVVYRTGRISALLELGAGFNPELTGIENVYFNSTLMGYSKKEIDEKIDDIVGFAEIGDFAEQAVKTYSSGMFVRLAFAVAINIDPDILIVDEALSVGDIRFQQKCFRRFREFKEQGKSIIFVSHDMGAVKNFCDIAVWLKDGSIHSFGDPEVVSKHYFSFMCYDSLTTVDDTKATQSIDNVTDDVSLWEDVSGYSSFGEGGAEIERVTLIDRKTGQRIDALNGGEDVRFIVDGRATKLIAHPGIGIILKDIYGNFIFTINNYMYNISIKPLNPADKIRVEFDFVFPKLKNGHYTFTASISDGTLETHIQNHWVHDAYLVRLVNNDIRYKMGCYVILDDVDMKIDLR, via the coding sequence GTGAGCACACTTACGTTTAAAGGGAATACGATTTTGACGGAAAACACACATATTTTGGGGGATACTGCCTCTACGCTATTGGATAACTACTCAGGGGAAACAGCCATAAGGGCAGAGGGTATTTCTAAAGTCTATAAACTCTATAAGAGAAAAATAGACAGGCTAAAGGAATCAATACATCCGTTAAGAAAGCAGTATCATGTTAATTTCTATGCACTTAGAGATGTTTCATTTGAGTTAAAAAAAGGTCAAACAATTGGAATAATTGGTAAGAATGGAGCTGGCAAATCAACGCTGTTACAGATTTTGACAGGAGTGTTGACACCATCTGCAGGGGTGGTATATAGAACCGGCAGGATATCTGCACTGCTTGAGCTCGGTGCCGGATTTAATCCGGAGCTGACTGGTATAGAAAACGTTTACTTTAACAGCACTCTGATGGGTTATTCTAAAAAGGAAATAGATGAGAAAATAGATGACATTGTAGGTTTTGCTGAAATAGGGGACTTTGCTGAACAGGCTGTTAAAACGTACTCAAGCGGAATGTTTGTGAGGCTTGCTTTTGCCGTAGCTATAAACATTGACCCTGACATCCTTATCGTTGATGAGGCGTTAAGTGTTGGAGACATACGATTTCAGCAAAAATGTTTCAGACGCTTCAGGGAATTCAAAGAACAGGGGAAAAGTATAATATTTGTCTCTCATGACATGGGAGCAGTTAAAAATTTTTGCGACATTGCAGTGTGGCTTAAGGACGGTTCCATACACTCCTTTGGCGACCCTGAGGTTGTAAGTAAGCATTATTTTTCTTTTATGTGTTACGATTCGCTAACTACAGTAGATGACACTAAGGCAACCCAGAGCATTGACAATGTCACCGATGATGTTTCCTTGTGGGAGGATGTAAGCGGGTATTCCTCATTTGGCGAGGGAGGGGCTGAGATAGAGCGGGTGACACTTATCGACAGAAAAACAGGACAACGCATTGATGCTTTAAATGGAGGAGAGGACGTCCGTTTTATAGTTGATGGTAGGGCAACAAAACTGATAGCACATCCAGGAATTGGAATAATCCTTAAGGATATCTACGGTAATTTCATATTTACCATTAACAACTACATGTATAACATTTCGATAAAGCCTCTAAACCCAGCCGATAAAATCAGGGTAGAATTTGACTTTGTGTTTCCAAAGCTAAAAAATGGGCACTATACCTTTACGGCCTCTATTTCCGACGGCACCCTTGAAACCCACATCCAAAACCATTGGGTGCATGATGCTTACCTCGTACGGCTCGTTAATAACGACATCCGATACAAGATGGGCTGCTACGTCATCCTTGACGATGTTGATATGAAAATTGACCTCAGATAG
- a CDS encoding ABC transporter permease: protein MECCVVDAFKFIGDMVSNKGLIFELTMRDFKSKYLGSYLGLIWAFINPMVYVVILWFVFYLGFKSSTVGKVSFFHWLIAGIVPWFFISDSLSSAAHSIVDYSFLVKKVVFRISLLPLVRILSALYVHLFFLVLVLLIYFFSGYSLDWHVCQLPYYLFAAVVFVTGVSWITSSVTIFFRDMGQIVNMLLQFLFWLTPIFWQINIIPAKFVLFLKLNPVFYIVNGYRNSLINRVWFWEEGLLSIYFWIVVAFVFFTGAFLFRRLRPHFADVI, encoded by the coding sequence ATGGAGTGCTGCGTAGTGGACGCATTTAAGTTCATCGGAGATATGGTAAGCAACAAGGGGTTGATTTTTGAGCTAACCATGAGGGATTTTAAGTCAAAGTATCTTGGGTCTTATTTAGGACTTATTTGGGCTTTTATCAATCCGATGGTGTATGTTGTGATTTTATGGTTTGTTTTTTACCTTGGCTTTAAGAGTTCAACAGTAGGAAAGGTTTCTTTTTTCCATTGGCTTATAGCGGGTATTGTGCCGTGGTTTTTTATTTCTGACAGTTTATCCAGTGCTGCGCACTCTATAGTTGACTATAGTTTTTTAGTGAAAAAAGTTGTATTTAGGATTAGCCTGCTTCCACTTGTAAGAATTCTGTCTGCCCTGTACGTGCATCTGTTTTTTCTTGTTTTAGTCCTTTTGATTTATTTTTTCTCAGGGTACAGTCTTGATTGGCATGTGTGCCAGCTGCCGTATTATCTTTTTGCCGCTGTTGTGTTTGTTACTGGGGTGTCGTGGATAACGTCTTCAGTTACCATCTTTTTCAGGGATATGGGACAGATAGTCAACATGCTCTTACAGTTTCTCTTTTGGTTAACGCCAATATTTTGGCAAATTAACATTATACCGGCGAAGTTCGTGTTGTTTTTAAAGCTCAATCCTGTCTTTTATATAGTCAATGGATACAGAAACAGCTTAATAAACAGAGTGTGGTTTTGGGAGGAGGGATTACTTTCTATTTATTTCTGGATTGTAGTTGCTTTTGTGTTTTTTACGGGAGCATTTCTTTTTAGAAGGCTGAGGCCTCATTTTGCAGATGTGATATAA
- a CDS encoding alpha-1,4-glucan--maltose-1-phosphate maltosyltransferase, with translation MNAVLIKPFVIEAITPSVDGGKFPIKREVGETLVVTATVYRDGHDVTRVFLKYKEKHGDKTWQSVEMESLNAGLDLWRGAFLLEKNTRYLYTIEAYTDTYQSWLKDTTKKFAAGADIKSELTEGEIFIKSLIDESVPEDEKSYVSGILVLIGKKKNQKDKLTIMSDTVLTDFITTYEKKPDLTVYEPCLEVVVDRERARYAAWYEIFPRSQGNKPGKSATFKDCIKRLPEIKEMGFDVLYLTPIHPIGVTKRKGPNNSLNPSELDPGCPYAIGSALGGHKAVEPGLGMLKDFDELDKACKKMGMEIALDFAINCSPDHPYVKEHPEWFFKRPDGTIKYAENPPKKYEDIYPLNFYAPGDTQDKLWNEMKSILEFWIKHGVRIFRVDNPHTKPIPFWHWLITELQSDYPDVIFLSEAFTRPPMMRMLAKVGFTQSYTYFTWRNFKGEIIDYFTELTHSESAEYMRGNLFANTPDILPRILQIGGRSAFKMRFVLAATLSSVYGIYSGYELCENTAITGKEEYFNSEKYDYKVWDWDREGNIKDFITKINRIRHENKALHKYKNLRFYQSDNDNILFYGKTSGDNKNVILCAVNLDPFNTHSCKLTIPTELFGIAHDETYELQNLINGERTPLRGQEYFVTLNPDWEPCFIYKVNRWVHTEDKFDYFNM, from the coding sequence ATGAATGCTGTTTTGATAAAACCCTTTGTAATAGAGGCGATAACGCCGTCAGTGGATGGTGGTAAGTTTCCGATAAAACGGGAGGTTGGAGAAACTCTAGTTGTAACTGCCACAGTCTATAGAGACGGTCACGACGTAACTCGGGTCTTTCTTAAGTATAAGGAAAAACACGGTGATAAAACGTGGCAGAGTGTAGAGATGGAATCACTCAATGCTGGGCTTGATTTATGGCGGGGAGCGTTTTTACTTGAAAAAAACACAAGATATCTTTATACGATAGAGGCATACACGGACACTTACCAGTCATGGCTCAAAGATACTACCAAGAAATTTGCAGCCGGAGCCGATATTAAAAGTGAGCTGACAGAGGGTGAGATTTTTATAAAATCTCTAATAGATGAAAGTGTTCCCGAAGATGAGAAATCATACGTCAGTGGGATTCTTGTCCTTATAGGCAAGAAAAAAAATCAGAAAGACAAACTTACGATAATGTCTGATACAGTGTTGACAGATTTTATTACAACGTATGAGAAAAAGCCTGATTTGACGGTTTATGAACCCTGCCTTGAGGTCGTTGTTGACAGAGAGCGAGCGCGTTATGCCGCATGGTATGAGATATTTCCGCGTTCTCAGGGAAATAAACCCGGAAAAAGCGCCACGTTTAAGGACTGTATAAAGCGTCTTCCTGAGATAAAGGAGATGGGCTTTGACGTCTTATACCTTACTCCGATTCATCCCATCGGAGTTACAAAACGAAAAGGACCAAATAACAGTTTAAACCCCTCAGAGCTGGACCCTGGCTGTCCGTATGCGATAGGGAGTGCTCTTGGCGGTCATAAGGCTGTAGAGCCCGGCCTTGGCATGTTAAAGGATTTTGATGAGCTGGATAAAGCCTGCAAAAAAATGGGAATGGAGATAGCTCTTGATTTTGCGATTAACTGCTCACCAGATCATCCCTACGTAAAGGAGCATCCTGAGTGGTTTTTTAAGCGCCCTGACGGAACGATTAAGTATGCTGAAAATCCCCCTAAAAAGTACGAGGATATCTATCCACTTAATTTCTATGCCCCCGGGGATACACAAGATAAACTCTGGAACGAGATGAAAAGCATCCTTGAATTTTGGATCAAGCACGGCGTCAGAATATTCAGAGTGGACAACCCACACACTAAACCGATACCGTTTTGGCATTGGCTGATTACAGAGCTTCAGAGCGACTACCCGGATGTGATATTCCTCTCTGAGGCGTTTACACGACCGCCTATGATGAGAATGCTTGCCAAAGTGGGTTTCACTCAGTCTTATACGTATTTTACGTGGAGAAATTTTAAAGGTGAAATTATAGATTATTTTACGGAGCTTACCCACTCGGAAAGTGCCGAGTATATGAGGGGAAACCTGTTTGCAAACACCCCGGATATTTTACCTCGGATTTTACAAATAGGCGGAAGATCAGCTTTTAAGATGCGTTTTGTTTTAGCAGCCACACTGTCTTCTGTCTATGGCATATACAGCGGGTATGAGTTATGTGAAAACACAGCCATTACAGGTAAAGAGGAGTATTTTAACTCCGAAAAGTATGACTATAAAGTATGGGACTGGGACAGAGAAGGCAATATTAAGGATTTTATCACAAAAATAAACAGAATCCGGCATGAAAACAAGGCACTGCACAAGTACAAAAACCTGCGTTTCTATCAATCGGATAACGATAATATCTTATTTTACGGAAAGACCTCTGGCGATAATAAAAATGTAATTCTATGTGCGGTTAACCTTGACCCCTTTAATACCCATAGCTGCAAACTGACAATTCCTACCGAACTGTTTGGGATAGCACACGATGAGACGTATGAGCTTCAGAACCTCATAAACGGAGAGCGTACTCCGCTTAGAGGACAGGAGTATTTTGTTACCTTAAACCCCGACTGGGAACCATGCTTTATATACAAGGTGAATCGCTGGGTTCATACGGAGGACAAGTTTGACTATTTTAATATGTAA